One segment of Bacillus alkalisoli DNA contains the following:
- a CDS encoding ATP phosphoribosyltransferase regulatory subunit, with translation MSKPFMFEKPLGMRDTLPSLYEDKKQLKNTLSTEINNWGYQFIQTPTLEFYETIGQASAILDRQLFKLLDQQGHTLVLRSDMTAPIARVAASRLLQNRIPLRLAYEAPVFRAQQREAGRPAEFEQMGVECVGDPSPSADAEMIALLVSLLQQAGLTTFTIAIGHIGFVQKLLRSILGTEKRAATLRKFLYEKNYVGYREHLQSLSLSSIDESRLMQLLQVKGDKTKLAIAAELVEETTWKELEEIKTLFTLLESYGVADYVKLDFTLVAHMNYYTGIIFEAYAENVPYPIGNGGRYDQLYEKFDQPDISATGFGLYIDRLLEAKGTNGKTPEVHCVIFSKERIEEALQFTIMKRRDGERVVMQDISGVQNVDAFTNSYDKVSFFIGKEKEVLST, from the coding sequence ATGTCAAAGCCATTTATGTTTGAAAAACCACTCGGAATGCGCGACACGCTTCCGTCTCTATATGAAGACAAAAAACAACTGAAAAACACACTATCCACAGAAATCAATAACTGGGGCTACCAATTCATCCAAACACCAACACTCGAATTTTACGAAACGATTGGTCAGGCATCAGCCATCTTAGACCGTCAACTTTTCAAACTGCTAGACCAACAAGGACATACATTAGTTCTGCGCTCAGACATGACCGCACCAATCGCACGAGTAGCAGCATCACGACTGCTTCAAAACCGGATTCCCCTTCGCCTAGCATATGAAGCACCCGTATTCAGGGCTCAACAACGTGAAGCAGGAAGGCCAGCAGAATTTGAGCAAATGGGAGTAGAATGTGTCGGTGATCCGTCACCAAGCGCCGATGCAGAAATGATCGCTCTGCTCGTTTCCCTTTTACAACAAGCAGGCTTAACAACATTTACGATTGCGATTGGCCATATCGGCTTTGTACAAAAACTACTGCGCTCTATTTTAGGAACAGAAAAACGCGCTGCAACTTTAAGGAAATTCCTTTATGAGAAAAACTATGTCGGATATCGCGAGCATTTGCAAAGCTTGTCCTTGTCCTCGATAGATGAGAGTAGACTGATGCAACTCTTACAAGTGAAGGGTGATAAAACAAAGCTAGCCATTGCAGCCGAATTAGTAGAAGAAACAACATGGAAAGAACTAGAGGAAATAAAAACGTTATTTACTCTACTAGAGTCGTACGGAGTGGCAGATTACGTCAAACTTGATTTTACCCTCGTTGCCCATATGAACTACTATACGGGAATTATTTTTGAAGCATACGCAGAAAACGTACCATACCCAATCGGAAACGGGGGCCGCTACGATCAATTGTATGAGAAGTTTGACCAACCTGATATTTCTGCTACGGGGTTTGGTTTATACATAGACCGCCTCCTAGAAGCGAAAGGTACTAACGGAAAAACTCCCGAGGTACACTGCGTTATTTTTAGTAAAGAACGAATAGAAGAAGCACTACAGTTTACAATAATGAAAAGAAGGGACGGGGAACGAGTTGTCATGCAAGACATTTCAGGAGTACAAAACGTCGATGCCTTCACGAACAGCTACGATAAAGTCTCTTTCTTTATAGGTAAAGAAAAAGAGGTGCTGTCTACATGA
- the hisG gene encoding ATP phosphoribosyltransferase — protein sequence MITFAMPKGRILDDAIQLLIDAGYNVPNDIEDSRKLIIDIPEEEFRFILAKPMDVVTYVEHGVADVGIAGKDVMLEEQRDVYELLDLNISPCYLAEAGVPGSTWDEVSPKIATKYPNVASNFYRQKGMQVEIVKLNGSIELAPLIGLVDRIVDIVSTGRTLKENGLVEFDKLVSITSRLIVNPVSYRLKEKKINELVERLAKR from the coding sequence ATGATTACGTTTGCCATGCCTAAAGGGCGTATTTTAGATGACGCTATTCAACTATTGATAGATGCCGGTTACAACGTTCCGAATGATATAGAGGATAGTAGAAAGTTAATTATCGACATTCCCGAGGAAGAATTCCGATTTATACTCGCAAAACCGATGGATGTTGTGACATATGTGGAGCATGGTGTTGCCGACGTTGGAATTGCAGGGAAAGATGTTATGCTCGAAGAACAACGCGATGTGTACGAATTGCTAGATTTAAATATTAGCCCTTGTTACCTAGCAGAAGCTGGCGTTCCAGGGAGCACTTGGGATGAAGTCTCGCCAAAAATTGCGACAAAATATCCGAATGTTGCCTCCAATTTTTACAGACAAAAAGGAATGCAAGTGGAAATCGTAAAACTAAACGGATCCATCGAACTTGCTCCACTAATCGGGCTTGTAGATAGAATCGTAGATATTGTATCAACAGGGAGAACGTTAAAAGAGAACGGATTAGTAGAATTCGACAAACTCGTATCTATCACATCAAGGCTTATTGTGAACCCAGTAAGTTACCGTCTTAAAGAAAAAAAAATCAATGAACTAGTAGAACGACTGGCGAAGAGGTGA
- the hisD gene encoding histidinol dehydrogenase has product MKIITNMHKTSLKRSIELGTEAQREAVKTILASVRESGDAAVHYYTEKFDGVNIVNYKVSEEEIEEAYNDVSEEIVSIIIEAAENIRDFHQNQKRSSWFTTKQDGTMLGQKITPLDAVGVYVPGGTAAYPSSVLMNVIPAQVAGVERIVMTSPPRKDGKLPAGVLVAAHILGVEEIYKVGGAQAIAALAYGTETIVPVDKIVGPGNVFVALAKREVYGLVDIDSIAGPSEIVVLADETALPNEVAADLLSQAEHDTMASSILVTTSLELAKAVVKEVENQLATLPRKDIAAASIEQFGVAYVTDSIEKAVEIVNELAPEHLEIMTKNPLELLSHIRHAGAIFLGRYSSEPVGDYFAGTNHVLPTNGTAKFSSGLSVDEFTKKTSVVSYSKQALKENSAKIAAFARLEGLEAHARAVEERWRGEKEDE; this is encoded by the coding sequence GTGAAGATCATAACCAACATGCATAAAACGTCATTAAAGAGATCCATTGAGTTAGGAACAGAAGCCCAACGTGAAGCAGTAAAAACTATATTAGCATCTGTACGTGAAAGTGGAGATGCCGCCGTTCATTACTATACAGAAAAATTCGACGGGGTAAACATCGTCAATTATAAAGTCTCGGAAGAAGAAATAGAAGAAGCATACAACGATGTATCAGAAGAAATCGTATCCATCATCATAGAGGCTGCTGAAAACATTCGCGACTTTCACCAGAACCAAAAGCGGTCTTCCTGGTTTACAACGAAACAAGATGGAACGATGCTTGGACAAAAAATAACGCCACTTGACGCTGTAGGTGTATACGTGCCAGGGGGAACAGCAGCGTATCCTTCTTCCGTTTTAATGAATGTGATACCAGCACAAGTTGCAGGTGTCGAAAGAATTGTGATGACGTCACCTCCTAGAAAAGATGGAAAGCTCCCAGCTGGCGTGCTTGTGGCTGCTCATATTTTAGGAGTAGAAGAGATTTACAAAGTCGGCGGAGCACAAGCAATTGCAGCACTTGCCTATGGTACAGAAACAATCGTACCTGTAGACAAAATAGTCGGGCCAGGAAATGTTTTTGTTGCACTAGCAAAACGGGAAGTGTACGGATTAGTAGATATAGACAGTATTGCCGGACCGAGCGAGATCGTTGTCCTAGCAGATGAAACAGCTTTACCGAACGAAGTAGCAGCAGACTTACTTTCACAAGCAGAGCATGACACAATGGCATCGAGCATTCTCGTAACAACAAGTTTAGAGCTAGCCAAAGCTGTTGTAAAAGAAGTAGAAAACCAATTAGCCACACTGCCTAGAAAAGATATCGCAGCGGCATCAATAGAGCAGTTTGGCGTAGCATATGTGACCGACTCTATCGAAAAAGCAGTGGAAATAGTAAACGAACTAGCTCCAGAACATTTAGAAATTATGACAAAAAATCCGCTGGAACTTTTATCGCACATTCGTCATGCTGGCGCTATTTTCCTCGGTCGATACAGCTCCGAACCGGTTGGCGATTATTTTGCAGGCACGAACCATGTGTTGCCAACGAACGGAACAGCAAAATTCTCCAGTGGATTATCAGTAGATGAATTTACGAAAAAAACGAGCGTTGTTTCATACAGTAAACAGGCTTTAAAAGAGAACAGCGCTAAAATAGCAGCATTTGCTAGATTAGAAGGATTAGAAGCACATGCGAGAGCAGTAGAGGAAAGATGGAGAGGGGAAAAGGAAGATGAGTAG
- the hisB gene encoding imidazoleglycerol-phosphate dehydratase HisB: MSRTAEINRVTNETQIRLQLNIDGEGEAKLETPVPFLNHMLDLFTKHGQFDVTVQASGDIEIDDHHTTEDIGICLGIALKEALGDKKGIKRYGNAFVPMDEALAQVVVDLSNRPHLEMRAEFPSQKVGTFDTELVHEFLWKLALEARINLHVIVHYGTNTHHIIEAIFKALGRAIDEATSIDPRVKGVPSTKGML, from the coding sequence ATGAGTAGAACGGCTGAAATAAACCGGGTAACAAATGAAACACAAATCCGCCTGCAACTAAATATAGATGGGGAAGGGGAGGCGAAGTTAGAAACACCAGTACCTTTCCTAAATCACATGCTCGACCTTTTTACAAAGCACGGTCAATTCGACGTAACCGTTCAAGCGAGTGGTGATATTGAAATTGATGACCACCATACAACCGAAGATATTGGTATTTGTCTTGGTATCGCACTAAAAGAGGCACTTGGTGATAAAAAAGGAATCAAGCGTTATGGCAATGCGTTTGTCCCGATGGATGAAGCACTTGCTCAAGTTGTCGTCGATTTAAGTAACCGACCGCATTTAGAAATGAGAGCGGAATTTCCAAGTCAAAAAGTTGGAACATTTGATACAGAGCTAGTTCACGAATTTTTATGGAAACTAGCACTCGAAGCACGGATCAACTTACACGTTATCGTTCATTACGGAACGAACACACATCATATAATAGAAGCCATTTTTAAAGCACTCGGTCGCGCTATAGATGAAGCAACGAGTATAGACCCTCGTGTAAAAGGAGTTCCATCCACGAAAGGAATGTTATAG
- the hisH gene encoding imidazole glycerol phosphate synthase subunit HisH has translation MIGIIDYGMGNLFSVSKALERIGVPYFISQDIEELTLKADGLLLPGVGSFKDAMAILNETGLADYIRSEVKKKPLLGICLGMQLLFQKSEENGLSEGLGLLEGEVVKFPGITSTGDRYKVPHMGWNHLTVQKPSPLLTGVPKGHVYFVHSYYVKMEKTSLLASCQYNVEVPAIVGGGNVYGTQFHPEKSSDVGMTILRNFATIVADRKGESCT, from the coding sequence ATGATTGGCATCATTGATTATGGCATGGGCAATTTGTTTAGCGTTAGTAAAGCGCTCGAGCGGATTGGCGTTCCGTACTTTATTTCTCAAGACATAGAAGAGTTAACGCTTAAAGCGGACGGCTTATTACTGCCGGGTGTCGGATCGTTTAAAGATGCGATGGCCATTTTGAATGAAACAGGCTTGGCCGACTATATTCGATCCGAAGTAAAAAAGAAGCCATTACTTGGCATTTGTTTAGGAATGCAACTTCTCTTTCAGAAAAGTGAGGAAAACGGCCTTTCGGAAGGATTAGGTTTACTAGAAGGGGAAGTAGTAAAGTTTCCTGGAATAACATCAACCGGAGATCGATATAAAGTACCACACATGGGATGGAACCATTTAACGGTGCAAAAACCATCTCCACTACTGACAGGTGTACCCAAAGGACATGTGTATTTTGTCCATTCTTATTATGTGAAGATGGAGAAAACCAGTCTATTAGCAAGCTGCCAATATAACGTGGAAGTACCGGCTATTGTAGGTGGGGGAAATGTGTATGGTACACAATTTCATCCTGAGAAAAGTAGTGACGTTGGGATGACCATACTTCGCAATTTTGCAACCATCGTTGCGGACAGAAAAGGAGAGAGTTGCACATGA
- the hisA gene encoding 1-(5-phosphoribosyl)-5-[(5-phosphoribosylamino)methylideneamino]imidazole-4-carboxamide isomerase, which produces MSFTIYPAIDMLGGKCVRLLQGDYSKETVYSDSPFLMAKKFAESGAQWIHMVDLDGAKAGKPVNTKFVLQVAKQLNAKVQIGGGIRTEKEVESYLSQGIDRVILGSAAINDPSFVKKMLSEYKERIAIGIDAKNGYVATEGWTTTSQVKATDLGVMLAEAGAETFIFTDIATDGMLSGPNIEATVELAKRTGKSVIASGGVSCLEDLLALKQYESEGVVGAIVGKAIYTNKIDLRQALNEVSAP; this is translated from the coding sequence ATGAGTTTTACAATTTATCCAGCCATTGATATGTTAGGTGGAAAATGTGTCCGATTACTGCAAGGAGATTATAGTAAAGAAACTGTTTATAGTGACTCCCCTTTTCTTATGGCAAAAAAATTCGCGGAATCTGGTGCCCAGTGGATACATATGGTCGACTTAGACGGTGCAAAAGCTGGCAAGCCAGTCAATACGAAGTTTGTTTTACAAGTTGCGAAACAATTAAATGCAAAAGTACAAATCGGTGGCGGAATTCGGACGGAAAAAGAAGTAGAAAGTTATTTGTCACAAGGGATAGACAGAGTTATTTTAGGAAGCGCTGCGATTAATGACCCTTCTTTTGTAAAAAAGATGCTTAGTGAATACAAAGAGCGCATTGCGATCGGGATTGATGCGAAGAATGGCTATGTGGCAACAGAAGGATGGACAACAACCTCACAAGTGAAGGCGACAGATTTAGGTGTTATGTTAGCAGAAGCGGGCGCAGAAACGTTTATCTTTACCGACATTGCAACCGATGGGATGCTAAGCGGACCTAATATAGAAGCAACCGTTGAACTAGCGAAGAGAACAGGAAAATCAGTTATCGCTTCAGGTGGAGTTAGTTGTTTAGAGGATCTACTAGCATTGAAACAGTATGAAAGTGAAGGCGTTGTTGGCGCTATTGTTGGAAAAGCCATTTATACAAATAAAATTGATTTGCGTCAAGCATTAAACGAGGTGTCAGCCCCATGA
- the hisF gene encoding imidazole glycerol phosphate synthase subunit HisF, protein MITKRIIPCLDVKDGRVVKGVQFVSLRDAGDPVELAAFYDKEGADELVFLDISASHEGRKTMVHVVEQVASTLAIPFTVGGGINSVEDMKKMLRAGADKVSLNTAALLRPVLIQEGADFFGSQCIVVAIDAKYNKELGSWRVFTHGGRNRTDWEVVEWAQKAVELGAGEILLTSMDSDGEKNGFSIELTRKVSEAVTVPVIASGGAGNAEHFKEVFEKGKADAALAASIFHYKETSVSEVKAFLQQEGVLVR, encoded by the coding sequence ATGATCACGAAAAGAATTATTCCGTGCTTAGACGTAAAAGACGGACGTGTCGTAAAAGGAGTGCAGTTCGTTTCGCTAAGAGATGCAGGTGATCCTGTCGAACTGGCAGCTTTTTACGATAAAGAAGGTGCTGACGAGCTCGTTTTTTTAGATATATCTGCTTCACATGAAGGAAGAAAAACGATGGTTCATGTTGTAGAGCAAGTAGCAAGCACACTAGCGATACCATTTACGGTTGGGGGTGGTATTAATAGTGTAGAAGATATGAAAAAAATGCTTCGCGCAGGTGCGGATAAAGTTTCCCTTAACACAGCAGCATTATTAAGGCCAGTGTTAATTCAAGAAGGCGCGGATTTCTTTGGCTCCCAATGCATAGTAGTTGCAATAGATGCGAAATACAATAAAGAGCTTGGTTCCTGGCGAGTATTCACTCATGGAGGCCGAAACCGTACAGATTGGGAAGTAGTCGAGTGGGCACAAAAGGCAGTGGAGCTTGGTGCAGGAGAAATTTTGTTAACAAGTATGGATAGCGATGGAGAAAAGAACGGCTTTTCTATTGAACTAACAAGAAAAGTAAGTGAAGCAGTGACAGTTCCGGTTATTGCATCTGGTGGCGCTGGCAATGCAGAGCACTTTAAAGAAGTTTTTGAAAAAGGAAAAGCAGATGCAGCGTTGGCAGCATCGATTTTTCATTATAAAGAAACGTCTGTTAGCGAAGTAAAAGCATTTTTGCAACAAGAGGGGGTACTTGTAAGATGA
- the hisIE gene encoding bifunctional phosphoribosyl-AMP cyclohydrolase/phosphoribosyl-ATP diphosphatase HisIE: MIKFDENGLVPAIVQDAKTKEVLTLAYMNEESLNLTLETKETWFWSRSRQELWHKGATSGNTQKVVELTYDCDQDAVLVLVVPNGPACHTGEGTCFHETVYKDNKQISENRDILSLLETVIVQRQKEMPEGSYTTYLFEKGVDKILKKVGEEAAEVIIAAKNNDKQELKWETADLLFHLLVLLKQQNVPLKEVLEVLQERHKKE; encoded by the coding sequence ATGATAAAATTCGATGAAAATGGATTAGTTCCGGCAATTGTTCAAGATGCCAAAACGAAAGAAGTGCTAACGCTCGCTTACATGAACGAAGAATCGTTGAATCTTACATTAGAAACGAAAGAAACGTGGTTTTGGAGTAGGTCAAGACAAGAGCTTTGGCATAAAGGTGCCACTTCAGGAAACACACAAAAAGTGGTCGAACTAACATATGACTGTGATCAAGATGCTGTTTTAGTGCTAGTCGTACCGAACGGTCCCGCTTGTCATACAGGGGAGGGGACATGTTTCCACGAAACGGTTTATAAAGATAATAAGCAAATCTCCGAGAACCGTGACATTTTGTCCTTACTAGAAACGGTCATTGTACAAAGACAAAAAGAAATGCCAGAAGGCTCCTATACAACGTATTTATTCGAAAAAGGTGTAGACAAAATTTTAAAGAAAGTCGGAGAAGAAGCCGCAGAAGTCATCATCGCCGCCAAAAACAATGACAAACAAGAACTAAAATGGGAAACCGCCGACCTACTATTTCACCTATTAGTCCTACTAAAACAACAAAACGTCCCACTTAAAGAAGTATTAGAAGTATTGCAAGAGAGGCATAAGAAGGAATAG
- a CDS encoding tetratricopeptide repeat protein — MGNQTNINQIAKVIPFEQNGEYYFQKGLRAYRKRDLYKARKWFQRAATLQPSDANVVSQYAIVLMELGDYQASNDLFYKIIHQLNDEMYDCHYFLANNYAYLGLFQEAKKHAEEYLTMEPDGEFADDAEDLLDLLELDEDDEEEELTFSQDQLIVMQEKSRDLLEAGELEEALDLLHEIIEEYPNFWSAYNNLALAYFYKGDLTSAKKILFDVLEKNPGNLHALCNLVVFYYYENNEEGTNQLADRLVNVTPMLIEHRYKLGATFGLIGRHELAYKWLRSIHRNGFHGDGTFHYWLSHAAYHTNNGKVAKQAWERVMELNPEKAGSEPWATDENPIASNVVAEQLFKIFMSSLSSKTTVKEVLQQPWKTPFVKDFALYALLNKKDVHGTVSSLYEVAKKIFEENNDEMVQGWFRFYELLKENNMSLENIRSWAAAFEYSLLKSNGVKVTQQTIATKYELSISTLRSYLKLIKDKNLLPS; from the coding sequence ATGGGAAACCAAACAAACATCAATCAAATTGCAAAAGTAATCCCATTTGAGCAAAATGGGGAATATTATTTTCAAAAAGGATTACGTGCTTACCGTAAGCGCGATTTATATAAAGCAAGAAAATGGTTTCAACGTGCCGCTACGTTACAACCGAGCGATGCAAACGTTGTAAGTCAATACGCCATCGTTCTAATGGAACTAGGCGACTACCAAGCTTCCAACGACCTTTTTTATAAAATCATCCATCAACTAAATGACGAAATGTATGATTGTCATTATTTTTTAGCGAATAACTATGCATACTTAGGTTTGTTCCAAGAAGCAAAAAAGCATGCGGAAGAATATTTAACGATGGAACCAGATGGCGAATTTGCCGATGATGCGGAAGATTTATTAGACCTTTTAGAACTCGATGAAGATGACGAAGAAGAAGAGCTAACGTTTTCGCAAGATCAGCTCATCGTGATGCAAGAAAAATCGAGAGACTTATTAGAAGCAGGCGAGCTTGAAGAAGCGCTTGATTTGCTTCATGAAATAATCGAAGAATACCCAAACTTTTGGTCCGCATACAACAACCTAGCCCTAGCATACTTTTACAAAGGTGACTTAACTAGTGCCAAGAAGATATTATTTGACGTGTTAGAAAAAAATCCAGGTAACTTGCATGCGCTTTGTAACCTTGTAGTGTTTTACTATTATGAGAATAATGAAGAAGGTACGAACCAATTAGCAGACAGGTTAGTGAATGTAACTCCTATGCTAATCGAGCATCGTTACAAATTAGGTGCAACATTTGGATTAATTGGACGACATGAACTTGCCTATAAATGGCTACGTTCAATTCATCGAAACGGTTTTCACGGAGATGGAACTTTTCACTATTGGTTAAGTCATGCTGCTTATCATACAAACAATGGGAAAGTTGCCAAACAAGCTTGGGAGCGTGTGATGGAGTTAAATCCAGAAAAAGCCGGTTCAGAGCCGTGGGCGACAGATGAAAATCCAATAGCATCAAATGTAGTTGCAGAGCAGCTTTTTAAAATTTTCATGTCTAGTTTATCGTCCAAAACGACAGTGAAAGAAGTATTACAGCAACCTTGGAAAACACCGTTTGTGAAAGACTTTGCCTTATATGCATTATTGAACAAGAAGGATGTACATGGGACTGTAAGTTCTTTATATGAAGTGGCAAAAAAAATCTTCGAAGAAAATAATGACGAAATGGTACAAGGATGGTTCCGTTTCTATGAACTATTGAAAGAAAATAATATGAGTTTAGAAAACATACGAAGCTGGGCTGCCGCTTTTGAATATTCCCTTTTAAAAAGCAATGGTGTGAAAGTTACACAGCAAACGATTGCTACTAAATACGAACTATCCATCAGCACGCTACGAAGTTACCTCAAACTAATCAAAGACAAAAACCTTCTTCCTTCATAA
- the trxB gene encoding thioredoxin-disulfide reductase — MSEEKIYDCIIIGAGPAGMTAAVYTSRANLSTLMIERGMPGGQMANTEEVENYPGFDHILGPELSTKMFDHAKKFGAEYAYGDVKEVIDGKEYKIVKAGSKEYKARTIIITSGAEYKKIGVPGEKELGGRGVSYCAVCDGAFFKNKELVVIGGGDSAVEEGVYLTRFASKVTIVHRRDELRAQKILQQRAFDNEKIDFIWNHTIKQINDEGGKVGSVTLVSTEDGAEQEFKTDGVFIYIGMNPLSKPFANLGITNEAGYIETNDKMETKVPGIFAAGDIREKSLRQIVTATGDGSIAAQTAQHYMEELLEELKAAEAN, encoded by the coding sequence ATGTCAGAAGAAAAAATTTATGATTGTATTATTATCGGAGCGGGTCCTGCTGGTATGACTGCAGCAGTATATACGTCACGTGCAAACTTAAGCACACTAATGATCGAGCGTGGAATGCCTGGTGGACAAATGGCTAACACAGAAGAAGTAGAAAACTACCCGGGGTTTGACCACATTTTAGGACCAGAACTATCAACTAAAATGTTCGACCACGCGAAAAAGTTCGGTGCAGAATATGCATATGGAGATGTAAAAGAAGTAATCGATGGGAAAGAATATAAGATTGTAAAAGCAGGAAGCAAAGAATATAAAGCTCGTACCATCATCATTACAAGTGGTGCAGAATATAAGAAAATTGGAGTGCCAGGCGAAAAAGAACTTGGTGGCCGTGGAGTTTCTTACTGTGCTGTTTGTGATGGCGCATTTTTCAAAAATAAAGAACTTGTTGTGATCGGTGGGGGAGACTCTGCAGTCGAAGAAGGAGTTTACTTAACTCGCTTCGCTTCCAAAGTAACAATCGTGCACCGTCGTGACGAGTTACGTGCTCAAAAGATCTTACAACAACGTGCATTCGATAATGAAAAAATTGACTTCATTTGGAATCATACAATTAAGCAAATTAATGATGAAGGCGGTAAAGTTGGAAGTGTAACGTTAGTTAGCACAGAAGACGGTGCAGAACAAGAATTCAAAACAGACGGAGTATTTATTTACATCGGAATGAATCCTCTTTCTAAGCCATTCGCAAACTTAGGCATTACAAATGAAGCGGGTTACATCGAAACAAATGATAAAATGGAAACAAAAGTTCCAGGAATCTTTGCAGCTGGAGATATTCGCGAAAAATCATTACGTCAAATTGTTACAGCAACTGGTGATGGAAGTATTGCAGCACAAACTGCTCAACATTACATGGAAGAATTATTAGAAGAATTAAAAGCAGCAGAAGCAAACTAA
- a CDS encoding NUDIX hydrolase yields the protein MQRVTNCVLMKEDKVLLLQKPRRGWWVAPGGKMELEESVKDSVVREYREETGIYLKNPLLKGVFTIIIKEQDKIVSEWMMFTFLATEYDGLNVDESEEGTIEWHPIQTISQLPMAEGDHHILDYCIKGKGMIYGTFTYTPDFELLSYRLDPN from the coding sequence ATGCAACGTGTAACAAACTGCGTATTAATGAAAGAAGACAAAGTACTACTTCTCCAAAAACCAAGAAGAGGTTGGTGGGTTGCACCAGGCGGAAAAATGGAATTAGAAGAGTCTGTGAAAGATTCCGTAGTCCGTGAATATCGCGAAGAAACAGGCATATATTTAAAAAATCCTCTTTTAAAAGGTGTATTTACCATAATCATAAAAGAACAAGACAAAATCGTATCCGAATGGATGATGTTCACTTTCCTAGCAACAGAATATGACGGATTAAACGTAGATGAATCAGAAGAAGGAACCATTGAATGGCATCCAATTCAAACTATCTCTCAACTGCCAATGGCAGAAGGAGACCATCATATATTAGACTATTGTATAAAAGGCAAAGGCATGATATACGGTACATTCACGTATACACCTGACTTTGAACTACTATCATATCGACTTGATCCGAACTAA
- the rapZ gene encoding RNase adapter RapZ, with protein MSTGSTDIQLVIVTGMSGAGKTVAIQSLEDLGFFCVDNLPPSLLPKFLELMEDTGSKMTKVAIGMDLRGREFFESLFEALDDLAEISWVTPQIIFLDAKDSVLVSRYKETRRSHPLSKSGLPLEGIQNERNLLEELKGRAQVLLDTSDLKPRELREKVLSTFATHSKQTFKVNVVSFGFKYGTPIDADLMFDVRFLPNPHYIDHMRPMTGLDEEVSSYVLKWSETQKFIEKLSDLLAFMLPYYKREGKSQLVIAIGCTGGQHRSVTLAEYFTKHLQTEYDTIVTHRDIERRKDPH; from the coding sequence ATGAGTACAGGCTCAACAGACATTCAACTAGTAATTGTAACTGGAATGAGTGGAGCTGGTAAAACAGTTGCCATCCAAAGTTTAGAAGATTTAGGCTTCTTTTGTGTCGACAACCTTCCACCTTCATTACTTCCTAAATTCCTTGAATTAATGGAAGACACGGGAAGTAAAATGACAAAAGTGGCGATTGGAATGGATTTGCGAGGTCGTGAGTTTTTCGAAAGCCTTTTCGAAGCACTTGATGATTTAGCAGAGATTTCTTGGGTAACGCCACAAATAATTTTCTTAGATGCAAAGGATTCTGTTCTAGTAAGCAGATATAAAGAAACTCGTAGGTCACATCCTCTATCCAAATCAGGATTACCGTTAGAAGGTATCCAAAACGAGCGTAACTTACTCGAAGAGCTAAAAGGAAGAGCACAAGTCCTATTAGATACTTCTGATCTTAAGCCACGTGAATTGCGTGAAAAAGTATTATCCACATTTGCCACACATTCGAAACAAACATTTAAAGTAAATGTCGTATCTTTTGGGTTCAAATATGGCACGCCTATTGACGCGGATTTAATGTTTGATGTGCGTTTTTTACCGAATCCACATTATATTGATCATATGAGACCAATGACAGGATTAGATGAAGAAGTATCATCTTATGTGTTAAAATGGAGTGAAACCCAAAAATTCATTGAAAAACTATCGGATTTATTAGCATTTATGCTTCCTTACTATAAACGTGAAGGGAAAAGTCAGTTAGTTATTGCGATAGGTTGTACAGGTGGGCAACATCGATCTGTAACATTAGCGGAATACTTTACGAAACATTTGCAAACAGAGTACGATACAATCGTCACGCACCGAGATATTGAGCGTCGAAAGGATCCTCATTAA